GGCGAGCCTCAAAGCATCGTTTCCGGTTATGTCGAAAAACATGGCCTTGGATTTCCCGTACTGCTCGACAGCGACGGAAGTGTTCAGCGACTGTATGGAGCCTATCAGATCCCGCTGTTTTTTCTGATTGATCCCGAGGGGAGGATTGTGGTACGTCATCTCGGCCCGCGGGATTGGTCCTCACCGGAGGTTCGCCGAGAGCTCTCCGAATTGATCGGGTCCGTTGAATCATGACTATGGATGTAACTTACTGGATTGCTTTTTCCGCGGGAATGCTGTCGTTTTTTTCGCCCTGCGTGCTGCCCCTGCTGCCCTCCTACATCACCTATATTACCGGATTGAGTTTCAGCCAGCTGCAGGAAGCCCATCCGGGAAAGCAGGTGAGATGGACCGTCCTGGTCCACTGCCTGCTCTTTATTGCCGGCTTCTCTACGGTTTTCATCGCTCTCGGGGCTCTTGCCGGTCTCGCCTCTGCTTCCTTTCAAGGGCAGTTGCGTGAAAGTCTGGGCTGGATTCAGAAGCTGGGTGGAGTGCTCATATTCCTGTTCGGCGTTCATATCAGCGGGCTGTTTCGCTTCGGCATTCTGCTTGGAGACAAGCGGATTCACATCCATGCCAAGCCAGCCGGCTTTCTCGGGACCTTCCTGGTGGGAGTGGCCTTCGCCGCCGGCTGGACCCCCTGCATCGGACCGATTCTCGGTGCCATTCTCACGCTGGCTGCCGGCGCCTCCGGTAGCCCGGGACGGGGCATTCTGCTGCTCGCTACCTATTCGGCGGGGATGGGAATCCCTTTTCTCGTTTCGGGACTGCTGTTTCACGCCTTCCTGGAATTTTTCAACACGTTTCGCAAATACATCCGGCTGGTGGAAATTTTCACCGGCATCCTGCTGATGATTGTTGGTGTCATGCTGTTTTTCAACATGTTCGGCATTGTCACCGGCTATCTCTATCAGATTCTTCCCGTCAATCCCTGATTCTTCCGGGTTTTTTGCCTTGACATCGGCCTGTCCATCTTTGTAGAGTTGAAAATCAATTTCACGGAGGGGGGGAGTGCGATGGTGGAAAAACGTGAGCGTTTCCGGCAGTATATGATCAGCAAGGGGCTGAAGTCGACGCGCCAGCGGGAAGTCATTCTCGATGCATTTCTGAATTCCACGGACCACATTTCCACGGAAGACCTGTATCTCAGGATCCGGAGCAAACACCCGCATATCGGCTATGCGACAGTCTATCGGACCTTGAAGCTGTTTGCCGAGAGCGGAATAGCCCAGGAACGGGATTTCGGCGCCGGCCAGACCCTTTACGAGACCAGCCGGAAGGGGGAGCACCACGATCACCTGATCTGCACCCAGTGCGGCGAAATCCTCGAGTTCGAGGATTCCCGCATCGAGCGGCTGCAGGAGCAGGTGGCGAAGGAGCG
The genomic region above belongs to Syntrophotaleaceae bacterium and contains:
- a CDS encoding cytochrome c biogenesis CcdA family protein; this encodes MTMDVTYWIAFSAGMLSFFSPCVLPLLPSYITYITGLSFSQLQEAHPGKQVRWTVLVHCLLFIAGFSTVFIALGALAGLASASFQGQLRESLGWIQKLGGVLIFLFGVHISGLFRFGILLGDKRIHIHAKPAGFLGTFLVGVAFAAGWTPCIGPILGAILTLAAGASGSPGRGILLLATYSAGMGIPFLVSGLLFHAFLEFFNTFRKYIRLVEIFTGILLMIVGVMLFFNMFGIVTGYLYQILPVNP
- a CDS encoding Fur family transcriptional regulator, translated to MVEKRERFRQYMISKGLKSTRQREVILDAFLNSTDHISTEDLYLRIRSKHPHIGYATVYRTLKLFAESGIAQERDFGAGQTLYETSRKGEHHDHLICTQCGEILEFEDSRIERLQEQVAKERDFVMTHHRLEIFGLCSKCGKK